One genomic window of Cercospora beticola chromosome 5, complete sequence includes the following:
- a CDS encoding uncharacterized protein (BUSCO:EOG09261B6Y) gives MVSHSPSQRYLSTRGGSYDLSFEEVVLKGLASDGGLFIPEEVPQLPSDFLSKWKDYTFQQLAYEIFSLYISPDEIPAADLKDIIQRSYASFRASDITPVVTLDETKNLHLLELFHGPTFAFKDVALQFVGNLFEYFLVRRNAKKEGKSREHLTVIGATSGDTGSAAIYGLRGKKDVSVFIMYPKGKVSPIQEAQMTTVTDANVHNLAVEGTFDDCQDILKTLFADQELNSTHRLGAVNSINWARILAQITYYIHAYFTLSRQTATTNPTARFVVPTGNFGDILAGYFGSRMGLPTDKLVIATNENDILHRFWKTGYYEKQARHGKEIEGGGAEVEDGAKADPSGVKMTYAPAMDILVSSNFERLLWYLAFQTSTTEETNRRRMEAGSKVKGWLEALKKDGGFGVEKEILAAAKKDFESERVSDKQTIETIKEVYNWSIPAAKHQTNGNAKPATTGMVHDGHYILDPHSAIGIAASLRQAQTVSKETHLISLATAHPAKFSHAVELALQEVPGFTFETVLPEQFIGLDRLEKRITESKADWKQVREIVVRQVEEELKGQR, from the exons ATGGTTTCGCACAGTCCTTCACAGCGCTATTTGAGCACGAGAGGCGGCTCCTACGAT ctgtcgtTCGAGGAAGTCGTCCTCAAAGGCCTCGCCAGTGATGGAGGCCTGTTCATTCCTGAGGAGGTCCCTCAATTGCCCTCCGACTTCTTGAGCAAATGGAAGGACTACACTTTCCAGCAATTGGCCTACGagatcttctctctctaCATTTCGCCCGACGAGATCCCAGCAGCAGACTTGAAAGACATTATTCAACGCAGTTATGCCTCGTTCCGCGCTTCAGATATCACGCCTGTTGTCACCCTCGACGAGACGAAGAACCTCCATCTGCTCGAACTCTTCCACGGACCGACATTCGCGTTCAAGGATGTAGCATTGCAGTTCGTGGGCAATTTGTTCGAGTACTTCCTTGTGAGGAGAaatgcgaagaaggaaggcAAGAGCAGAGAACACCTGACTGTCATTGGCGCGACGAGTGGAGATACAGGCTCAGCAGCAATTTATGGATTGCGAGGCAAGAAGGATGTCTCCGTGTTCATCATGTACCCCAAGGGCAAGGTCAGCCCTATTCAAGAGGCGCAGATGACTACGGTGACAGACGCGAACGTGCACAATCTGGCTGTGGAGGGTACATTTGACGATTGTCAG GACATTCTCAAGACGCTGTTCGCCGACCAGGAGCTCAACTCCACTCACCGCCTTGGTGCTGTGAACAGCATCAACTGGGCACGCATCCTCGCCCAGATCACCTACTACATTCACGCCTACTTCACGCTGTCACGACAGACCGCGACCACAAATCCAACTGCACGCTTCGTCGTCCCAACCGGCAACTTTGGCGATATTCTAGCAGGCTACTTCGGCTCGCGCATGGGCCTACCCACCGACAAGCTAGTCATCGCAACAAACGAGAACGACATTCTGCACCGCTTCTGGAAGACCGGGTACTACGAGAAGCAGGCTCGACACGGCAAGGAAATCgaaggtggaggagcagaagtggaAGACGGAGCAAAAGCAGACCCCAGCGGCGTCAAAATGACCTACGCCCCAGCCATGGATATCCTCGTATCCTCCAACTTCGAACGACTACTCTGGTATCTCGCATTCCAAACCAGCACAACAGAAGAAACAAACAGACGCCGAATGGAAGCCGGATCAAAAGTCAAAGGCTGGCTAGAAGCACTCAAGAAAGATGGAGGTTTCGGCGtagagaaggagattctCGCCGCTGCTAAAAAGGATTTCGAATCTGAGCGAGTGAGCGATAAGCAAACTATCGAGACGATCAAGGAAGTCTACAACTGGTCAATACCTGCTGCTAAGCATCAAACGAATGGTAACGCCAAACCAGCGACGACTGGAATGGTTCACGATGGACACTATATCCTGGATCCTCACTCTGCAATTGGTATTGCTGCCTCTCTTCGACAAGCTCAAACTGTTTCCAAGGAAACACATCTCATTTCTCTTGCAACAGCACATCCTGCGAAGTTCTCGCACGCCGTGGAGCTCGCGTTGCAAGAGGTTCCAGGTTTCACATTCGAGACTGTGCTTCCAGAGCAATTCATTGGACTGGATAGATTGGAGAAGCGCATCACCGAGTCGAAAGCGGATTGGAAGCAAGTGAGAGAGATTGTGGTGAGGCAAGTGGAGGAAGAACTCAAGGGGCAGAGGTAG
- a CDS encoding uncharacterized protein (BUSCO:EOG09261ZJR): MGVSIIDAQREIILNVIRQVTRDDWKVLVLDPQSRKLIDNVVDQDVILNENIMSIELITDRRATNRDADAIYLITPQPWIVDCVMADFEKRKYRRSHLVWTSLLPPALRERIDKSPLRDQIALFKVLNVEFFPRESHLITFRDPWSFPILYHPACNNLVRQHLEDLAQKVVGVCVALGEYPTIRYYRPRTPTHEASILCSHLARFVQDELDLYAKFHDDFPPATTRPRGVLYIVDRSMDLYAPILHEFTYQAMAHDLLPIKEGDKVTYRMLVNEGQPDQADKDVEISEKDKIWAENRHRHMVHVIGKLESDFKTFLKNNANFTNKEAEGVHLNTIKDMMAGLPEFTQMKEAYSLHLGMANESMNRFQRQSLPDVASVEQILATGLDEEYKKPKGVAAQVVATLDQEGVIPPDRLRLLMLFILWKDGLVPADLSKLLAHAQLPPQDGEAIHNLEVLGARTTRNLKDSRPIPQPLFPLKPPPMTVQEEYALSRYEPVLQNLLEAHAANNLDATVFPYTKPPLDMNDGMQQQQAAASLRSAKPTWAKTRTANAGQENRQRVIVFMAGGATYSEARACYEVGRQTGRETFLVTSHMLTPSLFVRQLGDLSADKRRLNIPAEMPKPQAPRHLFEPDEQPKPKPAPAPVPQAAQRPPNAQPPTQQMGAINLNGGRPNGSAPSAPAAGTPAKLHKDKDSEKKEKKKHHFGFGRSKDK; encoded by the exons ATGGGGGTCTCCATCATAGACGCCCAGCGCGAGA TCATTCTCAATGTCATCCGACAAGTCACCCGCGACGAC TGGAAGGTGCTCGTGCTCGACCCACAGTCGCGGAAGCTGATCGACAATGTGGTCGACCAAGATGTTATCCTCAACGAGAATATTATGA GCATCGAGCTGATCACTGATCGACGAGCTACGAACCGCGACGCCGATGCCATATACCTCATTACACCTCAACCATGGATCGTGGATTGTGTCATGGCAGACTTCGAAAAACGGAAATACAGGAGGTCGCATTTGGTGTGGACGAGCC TGCTACCACCTGCACTAAGAGAACGAATCGACAAGTCGCCGCTTCGGGACCAGATTGCACTCTTCAAAGTGTTGAATGTAGAATTCTTCCCGAGAGAATCACATCTGATCACTTTCCGAGATCCGTGGAGCTTTCCCATACTTTACCACCCGGCATGCAACAATCTCGTCAGACAACATTTGGAAGATCTGGCTCAGAAG GTTGTCGGAGTGTGCGTGGCCCTCGGAGAATATCCCACGATACGATACTATCGACCACGAACGCCTACGCATGAGGCGAGCATTCTGTGCTCACACCTGGCAAGATTTGTGCAAGACGAGCTCGATCTATATGCGAAATTTCACGACGATTTTCCCCCTGCAACCACGAGACCACGAGGAGTCCTATATATTGTCGATCGATCGATGGACCTCTATGCACCAATACTGCACGAGTTCACATATCAAGCGATGGCACACGATCTATTACCGATCAAAGAGGGTGACAAAGTTACTTACCGCATGCTGGTCAACGAAGGTCAGCCTGACCAGGCAGATAAGGACGTTGAGATTTCAGAAAAGGATAAGATCTGGGCGGAGAACAGGCACCGCCATATGGTCCACGTGATAGGGAAACTCGAATCTGATTTCAAGACGTTCCTCAAGAACAACGCCAACTTCACCAACAAGGAAGCGGAAGGCGTCCACTTGAACACGATCAAGGACATGATGGCAGGGTTGCCAGAATTTACACAGATGAAAGAAGCATATTCATTACATCTTGGTATGGCGAACGAGAGCATGAACCGGTTCCAGAGGCAAAGCCTACCCGATGTGGCGTCAGTAGAACAG ATACTTGCGACTGGCCTCGACGAGGAGTATAAGAAACCCAAGGGAGTCGCAGCGCAAGTGGTCGCTACTCTGGATCAAGAAGGCGTCATACCCCCAGATCGACTGCGTCTGCTGATGCTCTTCATATTATGGAAAGATGGTCTTGTCCCAGCCGACCTTTCAAAGTTACTCGCACATGCACAACTACCGCCGCAAGATGGTGAGGCCATACACAACCTTGAAGTGCTGGGAGCGCGGACGACACGAAACCTGAAAGATTCCCGACCTATACCACAACCCCTGTTCCCGCTTAAGCCGCCGCCGATGACAGTTCAGGAGGAATATGCGCTCAGTAGATATGAGCCAGTGCTCCAAAATCTGCTCGAGGCACATGCAGCCAACAACCTCGATGCAACAGTATTCCCTTACACCAAGCCGCCGCTCGATATGAACGATGggatgcagcaacagcaagcggCCGCGTCACTACGATCTGCCAAGCCTACATGGGCAAAGACGCGGACAGCCAACGCGGGGCAAGAGAACCGACAACGAGTGATAGTATTCATGGCGGGAGGTGCAACCTATTCAGAAGCACGCGCATGCTACGAAGTGGGAAGACAAACGGGAAGAGAAACCTTCCTCGTCACATCACACATGCTCACGCCGAGTTTATTTGTCCGGCAATTGGGCGATTTGTCCGCTGACAAGAGGCGGCTCAACATTCCAGCGGAGATGCCCAAACCTCAGGCACCGCGACACTTGTTTGAGCCTGATGAACAGCCGAAGCCCAAGCCTGCCCCTGCGCCCGTACCACAAGCGGCACAGAGACCGCCGAATGCGCAACCGCCGACACAGCAGATGGGCGCTATCAATCTGAATGGAGGAAGACCGAATGGGAGTGCGCCTAgtgcgccagcagcaggaacacCAGCGAAGCTTCACAAAGACAAAGACTCtgagaagaaagaaaagaagaagcatcATTTTGGTTTTGGCAGGAGCAAAGACAAGTGA
- a CDS encoding uncharacterized protein (antiSMASH:Cluster_4), with the protein MSSTSTKNNVSSSPEQGTPMAAKPSLKSIEPPTGIARLMADHSDDENDPMTMGQIGLQGGVWDNFDKEDDDAARNSSPTPSKALDEHEDFEIIGDEELPDDNDPAYVHDQHVRAMMNHRVPPYPIPSQYATPAGDREDQIARYHIFLEECYPGSRLTRENAMDRALNSAPRHGSPNRYLRIIHIKGETLEVHKDDWVPCDRTCPARKKKFLEKLKAAPGKILGMR; encoded by the coding sequence ATGTCGTCGACTTCAACCAAGAACAACGTCAGCAGCTCTCCTGAGCAGGGCACTCCCATGGCGGCCAAGCCCAGCCTCAAATCCATCGAGCCACCTACGGGCATCGCCCGCCTGATGGCCGATCATTCTGACGACGAAAATGACCCGATGACCATGGGCCAGATCGGTCTGCAAGGCGGCGTTTGGGATAATTTCGAcaaggaggatgatgatgctgcgcGTAACTCATCTCCAACTCCATCAAAAGCGCTCGATGAACACGAAGACTTCGAGATTATCGGCGACGAGGAGCTCCCGGATGACAACGATCCCGCCTATGTGCATGACCAGCACGTTAGGGCAATGATGAACCATCGAGTTCCCCCATACCCGATCCCATCACAGTATGCAACACCGGCCGGAGACCGCGAGGATCAAATTGCTCGCTACCACATATTCCTTGAAGAGTGCTATCCAGGTAGCAGATTGACGCGCGAAAACGCCATGGACAGAGCGTTGAATAGTGCTCCTCGCCACGGAAGCCCGAATCGCTACCTCAGAATCATCCATATCAAGGGTGAGACGCTAGAGGTTCACAAAGACGACTGGGTCCCATGCGACCGTACTTGCCCAGCGCGCAAGAAAAAATTCCTGGAGAAGTTGAAGGCCGCACCAGGGAAGATTTTGGGCATGCGCTGA
- a CDS encoding uncharacterized protein (BUSCO:EOG0926510L) has protein sequence MDAARRFFYGPSPEEQKRKCNSLLRSNTRKLDRDLQNLKTLESKTKSLILQASKRAQRNPSQATQARAETRIFAKELLRVRKQTQRLSTSKATLQSVGMQVNEAFAMKKIEGGIKNSVGIMKDVNMLVKLPELTGTMRELSQELVKAGIIEEMVGDSLPDQGVLEDEDEEAEAEVDKILGEVLKDRTQATPQLPSGPLGPIEAQPAQEEEEDFENEETLAQMRNRLEALKS, from the exons ATGGACGCCGCCCGGCGCTTCTTCTACGGGCCCTCCCCAGAAGAACAG AAACGAAAATGCAACTCCCTCCTCCGCAGCAACACCCGCAAACTCGACCGCGACCTCCAAAACCTCAAAACCCTCGAATCCAAAACCAAATCCCTCATCCTCCAAGCCTCCAAACGCGCACAACGCAACCCCTCTCAAGCAACCCAAGCCCGCGCCGAAACCCGCATCTTCGCCAAAGAACTCCTCCGCGTGCGAAAACAAACCCAACGCCTCTCCACCAGTAAAGCAACCCTCCAAAGTGTCGGAATGCAAGTCAATGAAGCCTTTGCTATGAAGAAAATCGAAGGCGGGATTAAGAATTCGGTGGGGATTATGAAGGATGTGAATATGTTGGTGAAATTACCCGAGTTGACGGGGACTATGAGGGAGTTGAGTCAGGAGTTGGTGAAGGCGGGGATTATTGAGGAGATGGTGGGGGATTCTTTGCCGGATCAGGGCGTtttggaggatgaggatgaagaggcggaggcggaggttgATAAGATTTTGGGAGAGGTACTCAAAGACAGGACGCAGGCTACGCCACAGTTGCCAAGTGGGCCTTTGGGGCCGATCGAGGCGCAGCCTGcgcaggaggaagaggaagatttCGAGAACGAGGAGACGTTGGCGCAGATGAGGAATCGGTTGGAGGCGTTGAAGAGTTGA
- a CDS encoding uncharacterized protein (BUSCO:EOG092629FB): MIVASRSGTRCIRCDYRAQLRALQQKRFGSTASASKQQWQQEWQPSSHERNIIRRTGGPREGREREAQIVYHRSRGDRTDNIVRRTSRKEADLSKWGIDSNTGWSGRGRREQDFKTALQEVLAKVKEDVKEAPVLEQMAKDQQEWDGKSGRDFSFSKLWKVFTSSIMSGAQGNAFRIDEGKSLYNDLASVFRERGKSGLEDRVKYAFYGNVTGARFTESDIKNQKAMADLRYPTEWFPATRAQHRTIHLHVGPTNSGKTYHALQRLEQATRGAYAGPLRLLAHEVFTRLNTKGKPCALVTGEERRLPIGVTTIDATDDSPYNMTACTVEMMPLNKEMDVAVIDEIQMIGSAERGWAWTQALLGVKAKEVHLCGEERTVPLIKELCASIGEKLEIHHYQRLSPLAVAETSLDGDLRKLRKGDCIVSFSVMGIHALRRQIEKATGRKVATVYGSLPPETRAQQARLFNDPNNDYDFLVASDAVGMGLNLAIKRIIFESSTKFNGIARQTLNIADIKQIGGRAGRFRIAEQASAGAATAEELAAAKGDINPNSSIAAASEADENLGLVTTLERVDFPIVRSAMESEPEPIRSAGLFPPAPILERFAGYFPPGTPFSYILTRLHELSQMHTRFHLCGLRDQVWIADIIENIEGLSVADRNILCSVPAGKSDSDMWKTLMPAYARCIATQSGGNLVDIEDLPLEILETEIQGTREYLRELERLHKGVVAYLWLSYRFAGIFTTRNLAFHVKGLVEERIEKTLSQFSFSEAQRRKLAAFREQQLLQNLAKNAEEAEDEEVEGEVKDVDRTGLGYLDAAVEGTEDENQDVMEQLSKESPDTATDSASPDHGFDLGAQLDGLAEHPPVPAQGHTSKHLEEQTSQLGGGDHFGGATEDIEVAEPGLEPDGLIEEQKNRVDEAPATGESSASETEDEEKTQSTDGSRAV; this comes from the coding sequence ATGATTGTGGCATCGCGGAGTGGCACACGATGCATTCGGTGTGACTATCGCGCCCAACTACGCGCCTTACAGCAGAAACGATTCGGCTCCACGGCGAGTGCTTCaaagcagcaatggcagcaggaATGGCAGCCAAGCTCGCACGAGAGAAACATCATCCGCCGAACGGGAGGCCCAAGAGAAGGACGTGAACGCGAAGCCCAAATAGTGTATCACCGCAGCAGGGGCGACAGGACCGACAACATTGTGAGGAGGACTTCAAGAAAAGAAGCAGACCTCTCGAAATGGGGCATTGACAGCAACACTGGCTGGAGCGGCCGGGGCAGGAGAGAGCAAGATTTCAAGACTGCGCTACAGGAGGTGCTGGCCAAAGTGAAGGAAGATGTCAAGGAAGCTCCTGTActggagcagatggcgaaAGACCAACAGGAATGGGATGGCAAAAGTGGACGAGATTTCAGTTTCAGCAAGTTATGGAAGGTGTTCACATCCTCGATCATGTCTGGCGCGCAAGGCAACGCTTTTCGCATCGATGAAGGGAAATCGTTATACAACGACCTCGCGAGCGTGTTTCGAGAAAGAGGCAAAAGTGGACTGGAAGACCGCGTCAAGTATGCCTTCTATGGAAATGTTACCGGAGCACGTTTCACAGAATCGGACATCAAAAATCAAAAGGCGATGGCAGATTTGAGATATCCGACAGAATGGTTTCCGGCCACGAGAGCGCAGCATCGTACCATCCATCTCCATGTTGGACCCACGAACTCCGGCAAGACGTATCATGCTCTGCAACGACTCGAGCAGGCCACGAGAGGAGCATACGCAGGTCCGCTACGGTTGTTGGCCCATGAAGTTTTCACAAGACTCAATACCAAGGGTAAGCCATGCGCACTGGTCACTGGCGAAGAACGACGCCTACCAATCGGCGTTACGACCATAGACGCCACGGATGACAGTCCATATAACATGACTGCTTGTACTGTGGAAATGATGCCGCTCAACAAAGAAATGGATGTCGCCGTCATCGATGAGATTCAGATGATCGGCAGCGCTGAGCGTGGTTGGGCATGGACCCAGGCTCTTCTAGGCGTCAAGGCAAAAGAGGTACACTTGTGTGGCGAGGAACGTACAGTGCCGCTCATCAAAGAGCTGTGTGCAAGCATCggcgagaagctggagattCATCACTACCAGCGTCTCTCGCCCTTGGCAGTCGCTGAGACGTCTCTCGATGGCGATTTGAGGAAACTCCGCAAAGGTGATTGTATCGTTTCCTTTTCAGTCATGGGCATCCATGCTCTGCGAAGACAGATCGAGAAAGCTACTGGCCGCAAAGTCGCGACAGTGTACGGATCGCTGCCTCCAGAAACTCGTGCTCAACAAGCTCGTCTGTTCAACGACCCAAACAATGACTACGACTTTCTTGTGGCCTCCGACGCTGTAGGCATGGGTCTCAACCTGGCCATCAAacgcatcatcttcgaatCATCCACCAAATTCAACGGTATTGCACGACAGACCCTAAATATTGCAGACATCAAACAAATCGGCGGACGTGCTGGTCGCTTCAGAATCGCAGAACAAGCCTCAGCAggtgcagcaacagcagaagaacTCGCAGCAGCCAAAGGCGATATCAATCCAAactcctccatcgcagccGCATCAGAAGCCGACGAAAACCTCGGCCTCGTCACCACCCTCGAACGCGTCGACTTTCCCATAGTCCGCTCAGCAATGGAATCCGAGCCCGAACCCATCCGCTCCGCAGGCCTCTTCCCCCCGGCTCCCATCCTCGAGCGTTTTGCAGGCTACTTCCCTCCCGGAACTCCCTTCTCCTACATCCTCACACGCCTCCACGAACTCAGCCAAATGCACACCCGCTTCCACCTCTGCGGCCTCCGCGACCAAGTCTGGATCGCCGACATAATCGAAAATATCGAAGGTCTCTCCGTCGCAGACCGCAACATCCTCTGTTCCGTCCCCGCCGGTAAATCCGATTCCGACATGTGGAAGACCCTCATGCCCGCCTACGCCCGCTGCATCGCCACGCAATCCGGCGGAAATTTAGTAGATATCGAAGATTTACCTCTTGAGATCTTGGAAACAGAAATTCAGGGCACGAGGGAGTATCTCCGAGAATTGGAACGTTTGCATAAAGGCGTCGTGGCATATTTGTGGTTAAGTTATCGCTTCGCGGGAATTTTTACGACGAGGAATTTGGCATTTCACGTTAAAGGgttggtggaggagaggattGAGAAGACTTTGAGTCAGTTCTCTTTCTCCGAGGCGCAAAGGAGGAAGTTGGCGGCGTTTAGGGAGCAGCAGTTGTTGCAGAATTTGGCGAAGAATGCTGAAGAAgcggaggatgaagaggtgGAAGGGGAGGTGAAAGATGTGGATCGGACGGGACTTGGGTATTTGGATGCTGCTGTGGAAGGAACTGAGGACGAGAACCAGGATGTGATGGAGCAGTTATCGAAGGAGTCCCCAGACACAGCAACGGACAGCGCTTCGCCGGACCATGGATTCGATCTTGGGGCTCAGCTGGATGGCCTCGCAGAACATCCACCCGTGCCTGCTCAAGGCCACACCTCGAAACACCTAGAAGAGCAGACCAGTCAACTAGGTGGGGGAGACCACTTTGGTGGCGCAACGGAGGATATCGAAGTCGCAGAGCCGGGTCTGGAACCTGACGGGCTCATCGAGGAACAGAAGAACCGTGTCGACGAAGCTCCAGCCACAGGTGAGAGCAGTGCTTCTGAAACGGAGGATGAAGAAAAGACCCAGTCCACAGATGGGAGTAGGGCCGTGTAG
- a CDS encoding uncharacterized protein (BUSCO:EOG09265BE5), with the protein MSAQPKDTTDAKVGSKTLTPEVTWAQRSSASEAEKNHIFLAINVPDVDPKKIKLDIQPSSLTFSGYSESKKADYGVTLEFFAEIDPSASKIHHSPRAIELVLQKKELKAEYWDRLLKDSKKVHFLKTDFDKWVDEDEQDEVADDDDYMSRMGGMGGMGADGGFGGIDFSKLGGAGMGGMGGDDDEDAEDDDEEMPELEGEDDAKEGAAGADKGKAKIEEVA; encoded by the exons ATGAGTGCGCAACCGAAAGACACCACCGACGCAAAGGTCGGCTCCAAGACTTTGACGCCCGAAG TCACCTGGGCACAACGCTCGAGCGCGTCCGAGGCAGAGAAGAACCACATCTTCCTTGCCATTAACGTGCCAGATGTCGACCCaaagaagatcaagctcgACATCCAGCCCTCATCCCTCACCTTCAGCGGCTACTCCGAATCCAAGAAGGCCGACTACGGCGTAACACTCGAATTCTTCGCCGAAATCGACCCCTCCGCCTCCAAGATCCACCACTCTCCACGTGCCATCGAGCTCGTTCTACAAAAGAAGGAACTGAAGGCAGAGTACTGGGATCGCCTACTGAAGGACAGCAAGAAAGTTCACTTCCTCAAGACCGACTTCGACAAG TGggtggacgaggacgagcaaGACGAAGtcgcagatgatgatgactacATGTCGCGCATGGGAGGCATGGGCGGAATGGGTGCCGACGGCGGCTTTGGGGGCATCGACTTTTCGAAACTCGGAGGCGCAGGTATGGGCGGCATGGGAggtgacgacgatgaagacgccgaagatgatgatgaagagatgCCAGAACTCGAGGGTGAAGATGATGCGAAGGAGGGAGCTGCGGGTGCGGATAAGGGTAAGGCTAAGATCGAAGAGGTTGCATAA
- a CDS encoding uncharacterized protein (antiSMASH:Cluster_4), with translation MASNDDLQGAFASIGNGLTQQPATALAAAMSTIQSAALPDQFGLTLHPRASLLGYNPDFNASAVLARRQQYQLQVIASTFASISMLSAICAIYWFCMMRRNFRRDLVLLLIVGDFWKSTWFLVFSVTTLATGHISTGTSFCQATGYFLQLGLEACDCAILLMSLHMMLQIFPPKNSRLGADGLYRIRWYVLAGWVLVPNLMTSLAFANSGPAFVSQGGFCSLPIRPIWYRLALSWIPRYLNWIFVMGVAVRIYRHVGYEFRVFGQEQDQSSSAGIPDHSPGATSNAPTTIKSVAMQRNMSSHSDAATIEKQLVGEDDIAPDDDSILAPMHSKNSGASNTFPRADPNRRQSVPNWASPFGNSSANPFDLPPPGPLPLTSRSMPSSRRGSRQISAANGVLAEDFAAPPIELTRPRGSISTAASRQSCSEQPPLAPITEQKTTLATTPSAPGNVASRAMQSRRKAIQRQLRLLFIYPVMYLLLWIFPFINHTLTYSDYYAQHPIFAFSVLNIFCQNIMGFCDVCVFCWREKPWRHIPGSDGTFFGSFCFWRYCFSRQWIDEQRRKSSAFPSTQEKPDENTSQNGLLNSIKRWSMSVTGQASTHKPSNASIPGGVQSPARAKPPMHRRTRSGGSDRRILQAEQAQERLARERADYEMHRKSLQERRTSIISEQQQQTLPERKEWWDRHMSIGDDLADDDDRVR, from the coding sequence ATGGCTTCGAATGACGACCTCCAGGGCGCCTTTGCGAGCATCGGAAATGGCCTCACACAGCAACCGGCGACTGCTCTGGCAGCCGCCATGTCTACGATACAATCAGCTGCACTACCCGACCAATTTGGCCTGACTCTGCATCCAAGAGCCAGCTTACTTGGCTACAATCCCGACTTCAATGCCTCAGCGGTCCTCGCGCGGAGGCAGCAATATCAGCTACAAGTAATTGCGTCCACATTTGCAAGCATCAGTATGCTTTCGGCCATATGTGCTATTTACTGGTTCTGCATGATGCGACGCAACTTCCGAAGAGATCTGGTCTTGCTTCTCATCGTAGGAGATTTCTGGAAGTCCACATGGTTCCTCGTCTTTTCCGTCACCACGCTCGCAACGGGCCATATATCCACCGGAACGAGCTTCTGTCAGGCGACAGGATACTTCCTCCAGCTTGGTCTGGAAGCTTGTGATTGTGCTATCTTGCTTATGAGCTTGCACATGATGCTCCAAATTTTTCCGCCAAAGAATTCCCGCCTAGGAGCCGATGGCCTGTATCGGATCAGATGGTACGTCCTCGCAGGATGGGTCCTGGTACCCAACCTTATGACTTCGCTTGCCTTCGCCAATTCAGGCCCTGCTTTCGTCTCTCAAGGTGGATTTTGTTCGTTGCCTATACGCCCAATCTGGTATCGACTTGCGCTCTCTTGGATACCGAGATACCTCAACTGGATATTCGTAATGGGAGTTGCTGTCAGAATATATCGGCACGTAGGGTACGAATTCAGAGTTTTTGGCCAGGAGCAGGACCAAAGCTCAAGCGCTGGTATTCCCGATCACAGCCCAGGGGCGACCAGCAATGCCCCAACCACTATCAAATCAGTCGCAATGCAACGGAACATGTCTTCGCACTCAGACGCTGCGACGATTGAGAAGCAGCTGGTAGGCGAGGACGACATCGCGCCCGACGATGATAGCATCCTCGCACCAATGCACAGCAAGAACTCTGGTGCATCGAACACATTCCCTCGCGCAGACCCGAACAGGAGACAGTCGGTTCCAAATTGGGCATCCCCCTTCGGCAACAGCTCAGCCAATCCGTTCGACTTGCCACCCCCGGGGCCGCTTCCACTGACCAGCAGGAGTATGCCATCATCACGACGCGGCAGTCGACAAATTTCTGCGGCCAACGGTGTACTTGCAGAGGATTTCGCTGCTCCGCCAATCGAGCTCACCCGACCAAGAGGCTCGATTTCGACAGCAGCCTCTCGACAGTCGTGTAGCGAGCAGCCACCACTGGCGCCAATTACAGAACAGAAAACCACTCTGGCAACAACGCCGAGCGCCCCGGGAAATGTAGCGTCAAGAGCCATGCAGAGCCGCCGCAAGGCCATACAACGACAACTGAGGCTGCTCTTCATCTATCCGGTCATGTATCTCCTTCTGTGGATCTTTCCTTTTATCAACCATACCTTGACCTACAGCGACTACTACGCACAGCATCCAATCTTCGCCTTTTCGGTGCTCAATATATTCTGCCAAAACATCATGGGATTTTGTGATGTTTGTGTTTTCTGTTGGCGAGAGAAGCCCTGGCGGCACATCCCTGGCAGCGACGGAACCTTCTTTGGCAGCTTCTGTTTCTGGAGATATTGCTTTAGTCGACAATGGATCGATGAGCAAAGGCGAAAGAGCAGTGCTTTCCCCTCAACCCAGGAGAAACCAGACGAGAACACCTCACAGAACGGCTTACTAAATTCGATCAAGCGTTGGAGCATGAGCGTCACAGGACAGGCGAGCACACACAAACCATCGAACGCGTCGATACCGGGCGGCGTTCAGAGTCCCGCACGAGCTAAGCCGCCAATGCACAGGCGGACTCGAAGTGGTGGCAGCGACAGACGAATATTACAAGCAGAACAGGCACAAGAGCGCCTGGCTAGAGAACGAGCGGACTATGAAATGCATCGCAAAAGTTTACAGGAGCGAAGAACGAGCATCATTAgtgagcagcaacagcagacacTGCCTGAGAGAAAGGAATGGTGGGATCGACATATGAGTATTGGCGATGATCTggctgacgatgatgatcgtGTACGATAG